In one window of Tellurirhabdus rosea DNA:
- a CDS encoding OmpA family protein has translation MFSSKTFWLVLLVLWMTGSTWWHLCHIKHLCPDSSGQGPAALSASPPAFTPPALTISDGQRLSLSSAGNFSFAVSGADINTGPLRPLLDSLVGYLKAAPGKTLELTGSYGSQEQNATSYGNLGIARAESLKTLLVQLGIAPDRLTTRGQLDENPAITPAGDSLYGGIGFAFSGKKAAVTEEALAKAETYESVLKPIDLYCQAGSQNYIRTAQTARFIQEATAYLKQHKSKKLLLTGHTDDTGSEALNVRLSRFRATAVKAELVKAGVSADQIRVEGKGEAEPKAPNDTEDGRKANRRVTIVVL, from the coding sequence ATGTTTTCAAGTAAAACCTTCTGGCTGGTCCTGCTGGTGCTCTGGATGACCGGCTCGACCTGGTGGCATTTGTGCCACATCAAACATTTATGTCCCGACTCTTCCGGACAGGGGCCCGCTGCGCTCTCCGCCAGTCCGCCCGCGTTTACCCCGCCCGCGCTAACCATTTCTGACGGACAGCGTCTGTCACTATCCTCCGCCGGTAATTTCAGTTTTGCCGTTTCGGGTGCCGACATCAACACCGGCCCCCTCCGCCCGCTACTCGACTCCCTGGTGGGCTACCTGAAGGCCGCGCCCGGAAAAACCCTCGAACTCACCGGCTCTTACGGCTCTCAGGAACAAAACGCCACTTCGTACGGCAACCTGGGGATTGCCCGCGCCGAAAGTCTCAAAACCCTGCTGGTCCAACTAGGCATTGCTCCCGACCGGCTAACAACCCGCGGGCAGCTTGACGAGAATCCGGCGATTACGCCCGCCGGAGATTCCCTCTACGGCGGCATTGGGTTTGCCTTCTCCGGCAAAAAGGCAGCGGTAACCGAAGAGGCTCTCGCTAAAGCGGAAACCTATGAATCTGTGCTCAAACCCATTGACCTTTATTGCCAGGCGGGCAGCCAGAATTACATCCGGACCGCCCAGACCGCCCGGTTCATTCAGGAAGCAACGGCGTACCTGAAGCAGCATAAGAGTAAAAAGCTGCTGCTGACGGGACATACCGACGATACCGGTTCGGAAGCACTGAACGTTCGGCTATCCCGCTTCCGGGCCACCGCCGTCAAGGCAGAGTTAGTAAAGGCGGGGGTTTCCGCCGACCAGATCCGGGTGGAAGGCAAAGGCGAAGCCGAACCCAAAGCCCCCAACGATACTGAAGACGGCCGCAAAGCTAATCGCCGGGTAACTATCGTTGTCCTCTAA
- the rho gene encoding transcription termination factor Rho, which translates to MYNIEELNLKLLSELRAIAEEFKIRDISKFNKKELIYKILDQQAIMPESALPVANGTAEAASPAADPQRRQRRPRPEAASVPAVSTDEDQPTPEVPAEVVARPVAERPRRENGGERGNRNERTNDRRSGDRRNPENRQPRPEGAPAPERTQAERPVAESAPVAVTPATESPEEPRRPEGDSNDRRQRQRIRRDGQEERPDRRRPSAVEEPAMDLNAEADTEDFYAAPAEAEGAVPEADLATAPEAAPSTDSPAQPAAPQGGQQQPNRPNDRNGNGNGDAVTRPDEYTNRIRRQYNQHIREFDGIIENEGVLEIMSDGGYGFLRSADYNYLASPDDIYVSPSQIKLFGLKTGDTVRGQIRPPKEGEKYFALLRVSTVNGKTTEEIRDRIPFEYLTPLFPEEKLNLSTRPDQYSTRIVDLFSPIGKGQRGMIVAQPKTGKTVLLKDIANAITKNHPEVYLIILLIDERPEEVTDMARSVRAEVISSTFDEQAERHVKVSAMVLEKAKRMVECGHDVVILLDSITRLARAYNTVVPSSGKILSGGVDANALHKPKRFFGAARNVENGGSLTIIATALIDTGSKMDEVIFEEFKGTGNMELQLDRKLANKRVFPAIDVMASGTRREDLLLDRETLQRVWILRKHMADMNPMETMDFLLDRMRGTRNNDEFLVSMNR; encoded by the coding sequence ATGTATAATATTGAAGAACTCAACCTTAAGCTTCTGTCCGAGCTGCGGGCAATCGCTGAAGAATTTAAAATCCGCGACATCTCGAAATTCAACAAGAAAGAGCTGATTTATAAGATATTAGATCAGCAGGCCATCATGCCCGAATCCGCTCTTCCTGTTGCCAACGGTACGGCTGAAGCTGCCTCTCCTGCTGCGGATCCCCAGCGCCGTCAACGCCGCCCCCGACCGGAAGCTGCCAGCGTCCCGGCCGTTTCAACGGACGAAGACCAGCCAACTCCGGAAGTACCCGCGGAAGTTGTTGCGCGGCCGGTAGCCGAACGCCCCCGTCGCGAAAATGGGGGCGAACGCGGCAACCGCAACGAGCGTACCAATGATCGCCGCAGCGGCGACCGTCGCAATCCCGAAAACCGTCAGCCACGTCCCGAAGGGGCTCCTGCTCCTGAACGGACTCAGGCCGAACGTCCCGTGGCCGAATCAGCACCCGTTGCGGTAACCCCCGCTACGGAATCGCCGGAAGAGCCCCGCCGCCCGGAAGGTGACAGCAACGACCGCCGCCAGCGCCAGCGCATTCGCCGCGATGGACAGGAAGAACGCCCTGACCGCCGCCGTCCGTCTGCAGTGGAAGAACCGGCGATGGATCTGAACGCCGAAGCGGATACGGAAGATTTCTACGCCGCCCCCGCTGAAGCGGAAGGGGCAGTTCCCGAAGCGGACCTTGCAACGGCTCCCGAAGCAGCCCCGTCGACGGATTCCCCAGCGCAACCGGCCGCTCCTCAGGGTGGCCAGCAGCAGCCGAACCGGCCGAACGACCGTAACGGCAATGGCAACGGTGACGCCGTAACCCGTCCGGACGAATATACCAACCGCATCCGGCGGCAGTACAACCAGCACATCCGCGAGTTCGACGGCATCATCGAAAACGAAGGCGTTCTGGAAATTATGTCCGACGGTGGCTACGGCTTTTTGCGCTCGGCGGATTACAATTACCTCGCCAGCCCGGACGACATATATGTATCACCGTCACAGATCAAACTGTTTGGTCTGAAGACCGGCGACACGGTGCGCGGCCAGATCCGTCCGCCGAAAGAAGGCGAAAAATACTTCGCTCTGCTGCGCGTTTCGACGGTCAACGGCAAGACGACCGAAGAAATCCGCGACCGGATTCCGTTTGAATACCTGACACCGCTGTTCCCGGAAGAGAAACTGAACCTGAGCACACGTCCGGATCAGTATTCAACCCGGATTGTGGACCTGTTCTCCCCCATCGGGAAAGGCCAGCGGGGTATGATCGTGGCCCAGCCGAAAACCGGTAAAACGGTGCTGCTGAAGGACATCGCCAACGCCATCACCAAAAATCACCCGGAAGTCTACCTCATCATTCTGCTGATCGATGAACGTCCGGAAGAAGTGACCGACATGGCCCGTAGCGTCCGCGCCGAAGTCATCTCCTCGACGTTTGACGAACAGGCCGAACGCCACGTAAAAGTGTCGGCGATGGTGCTGGAAAAGGCCAAGCGGATGGTCGAATGCGGCCACGACGTGGTGATTCTGCTCGACTCCATCACGCGTCTGGCCCGGGCCTACAACACGGTGGTGCCTTCGTCGGGTAAGATTCTGTCCGGTGGGGTTGACGCCAACGCCCTGCACAAGCCGAAGCGCTTTTTTGGAGCCGCCCGGAACGTCGAAAACGGCGGTTCGCTGACGATCATCGCCACGGCCCTGATCGACACCGGCTCGAAAATGGACGAAGTGATTTTTGAAGAATTCAAAGGAACGGGTAACATGGAGCTCCAGCTCGACCGGAAGCTTGCCAACAAGCGTGTCTTCCCGGCCATCGACGTCATGGCCTCCGGCACCCGCCGCGAGGATCTGCTGCTCGACCGCGAAACGCTCCAGCGCGTCTGGATTCTGCGCAAGCATATGGCCGACATGAATCCCATGGAAACCATGGATTTCCTGCTCGACCGCATGCGGGGCACGCGCAACAACGACGAGTTTCTGGTTTCGATGAACCGATAA
- the lptC gene encoding LPS export ABC transporter periplasmic protein LptC produces the protein MIKISAKLVSGLFLLCTGWLLTACEEQKKVAASKPYTGPLEEINNVQVLFSEGGQLKVKMNTPLQLKYENDDRIYPKQVDIEFFGPNKEVMTTLRADSGRYINDKNLYKVMGNVVVINKQKNEQLKTDELTWNPVTKKVYTEKAVNILLKNTGERLDGDGLDSNQDFSEYTIRRPRGIFRVEPGTF, from the coding sequence ATGATAAAAATTTCTGCAAAACTGGTATCCGGTCTTTTCCTGCTGTGCACCGGCTGGCTGCTGACGGCTTGCGAAGAGCAAAAAAAGGTGGCAGCCAGCAAGCCCTATACCGGACCGCTGGAAGAAATCAACAATGTTCAGGTCCTGTTCAGCGAGGGCGGCCAGCTGAAAGTGAAGATGAATACGCCGCTGCAGCTCAAGTACGAAAACGACGACCGGATTTACCCCAAACAGGTCGATATCGAGTTCTTTGGACCCAATAAGGAAGTGATGACCACGCTCCGGGCAGATTCGGGCCGCTACATAAACGACAAAAACCTGTACAAAGTGATGGGCAATGTCGTGGTCATTAACAAACAGAAAAACGAACAGCTAAAAACCGACGAGCTGACCTGGAACCCCGTCACCAAAAAAGTGTATACCGAAAAGGCGGTGAACATCCTGCTGAAAAACACCGGCGAACGCCTCGACGGCGACGGACTGGATTCCAACCAGGATTTCTCTGAATACACCATCCGGCGGCCAAGGGGCATCTTCCGCGTCGAACCAGGAACGTTTTAG
- a CDS encoding SCO family protein — MKMVFKSAGIALLVAAFWACSSESDKLPIYGERETVNRTVDGKTVVDTVYHRIPDFAFTNQDGQPVTGKTLDGKIYVTDFFFTTCPTICPKMKTQMKRVYDKYKGNPEVMILSHTIDPRHDTPQVLKEFATGLGVTDGQWQFVTGEKEKLFAQGKTYMVVAQDDSAAPGGLLHSGHFVLVDKDKHVRGMYDGTTEQGVNKLMSDMEKLLAEYKK; from the coding sequence ATGAAAATGGTCTTCAAAAGTGCGGGAATTGCGCTGCTCGTGGCGGCCTTCTGGGCCTGTTCTTCAGAAAGCGATAAACTGCCCATCTACGGAGAGCGGGAAACCGTCAACAGGACCGTGGACGGCAAAACGGTCGTGGACACCGTTTACCACCGAATTCCGGATTTCGCGTTCACCAACCAGGACGGCCAGCCCGTTACCGGCAAAACGCTGGACGGAAAAATCTACGTCACGGACTTCTTCTTCACCACCTGCCCCACCATCTGCCCCAAAATGAAAACGCAGATGAAGCGGGTGTACGACAAATACAAAGGCAATCCGGAGGTGATGATTCTTTCGCACACGATTGATCCGCGCCACGATACCCCGCAGGTATTGAAGGAATTTGCCACCGGTCTGGGCGTGACCGACGGCCAGTGGCAATTCGTGACGGGCGAGAAGGAGAAACTCTTTGCGCAGGGAAAAACGTACATGGTGGTGGCGCAGGACGACAGCGCGGCCCCGGGCGGACTGCTGCACAGCGGCCATTTTGTCCTGGTAGATAAGGATAAGCACGTGCGCGGCATGTACGACGGCACGACCGAGCAGGGCGTCAACAAACTGATGTCCGATATGGAAAAATTACTGGCCGAATACAAAAAATGA
- a CDS encoding bestrophin family protein, producing the protein MILYKKEDWWKCIWYFHTGDSARSILKGVLIAGLYVTIIAVVEFRFLDLKLSRTPTEYFSALGILLSLLLVYRTNTAYDRFYEGRKAWGSLINTSRNLAALLSGILPEDDDANRRFFARGISNFAFALTNTLRNNPVPEGIEDLDVVPNQMLPLIEHQPGAVVAQLRLRLEQLYRAGVITDAQSINLNGFVGELLNVAGICERIKNTPIPFSYSYLIKFLIMVYILILPFTLLEEYGYVAVPVVMITSYMLIGLEILGEEIEDPFGVDRNDLPLNQLSNLIRVNVHDLLYLHLPSEEKEAAKPLFTVVI; encoded by the coding sequence ATGATTTTATATAAGAAGGAAGATTGGTGGAAATGCATCTGGTATTTTCACACCGGCGACTCGGCCCGCTCCATTCTGAAAGGAGTGCTTATCGCCGGGCTTTATGTGACGATCATTGCTGTCGTCGAATTTCGTTTTCTGGACCTGAAGCTGTCCCGGACCCCGACGGAATATTTTTCGGCACTGGGAATTCTGCTGAGCCTGCTGCTGGTGTACCGGACCAACACGGCTTATGACCGCTTTTACGAGGGTCGAAAGGCCTGGGGATCACTCATCAACACCAGCCGGAATCTGGCCGCTCTCCTGAGCGGCATTCTGCCCGAAGACGACGACGCCAACCGGCGGTTCTTTGCCCGCGGCATCTCCAATTTTGCTTTTGCGTTGACCAACACCCTGCGCAACAATCCGGTACCCGAGGGAATCGAGGATCTCGACGTTGTTCCCAACCAGATGCTTCCCCTCATCGAACACCAGCCCGGGGCGGTGGTGGCGCAACTGCGGCTGCGGCTGGAACAGCTTTACCGGGCCGGTGTCATCACCGATGCGCAATCGATCAATCTGAATGGCTTTGTGGGCGAATTACTGAACGTGGCCGGTATCTGCGAACGGATCAAAAACACGCCCATTCCGTTTTCGTACAGCTACCTGATCAAGTTCCTGATCATGGTCTACATCCTGATTCTTCCGTTTACGCTCCTGGAAGAATACGGGTACGTAGCCGTTCCCGTCGTCATGATTACGTCGTACATGCTGATCGGCCTGGAAATTCTGGGAGAGGAGATTGAAGACCCCTTTGGCGTAGACCGCAACGACCTGCCGCTGAACCAGCTGTCGAACCTGATTCGGGTCAATGTGCATGACCTGCTCTACCTGCATCTGCCGTCCGAGGAAAAAGAAGCCGCCAAGCCGCTCTTTACCGTCGTCATCTGA
- the htpG gene encoding molecular chaperone HtpG, producing the protein MEAVQNEKGQISIHTENIFPIIKKFLYSDHEIFLRELVSNAVDASQKLKKLAGFGEFNGELGDLKVTVSVDKEAKTITVSDRGIGMTAEEIKKYINQIAFSGASEFLEKYKDKVDDKGAIIGHFGLGFYSAFMVASQVEIITKSFREGAEAARWICDGSTEFEITAAERAERGTDVILHIAEDSEEFLETFRIQQILDKYGKFLPVEIEFDGKVINNTTPIWTKSPADLKDEDYVAFYKELYPFSEDPLFWIHLNVDYPFNLTGVLYFPKLKNDFQVKREKIQLYSRQVFITDEVKDIVPDFLMLLHGVIDSPDIPLNVSRSFLQADSNVKKINGYITRKVADKLSEMFRNDRANFEQKFDDIGLFIKYGIISDEKFYEKAKDFCLVKTTEGKFYTFNEYREAVQAAQTDKSDTVIWLYASDVEKQHGYIESARRRGYEVLVLDNVIDSHFINGIEYKLEKTSIKRVDADTLDKLIDKGLSNDSVLSEDDRNKLKGLFEETLNNKAATVSVEGMPTDELPVTITLPEFFRRMKDMSALGGGNQMMFGQLPDSYNLAVNANHPLADRILKTTDADAQKALVKQAVDLAKLAQGMLSGADLTAFIRRTAETL; encoded by the coding sequence ATGGAAGCTGTACAGAACGAAAAAGGCCAGATTTCCATCCACACGGAGAATATTTTTCCGATTATCAAGAAATTCCTCTACTCTGATCACGAGATTTTCCTCCGCGAACTGGTTTCCAACGCCGTTGACGCCAGCCAGAAACTGAAAAAACTAGCCGGATTCGGTGAGTTCAACGGGGAACTGGGCGATCTGAAAGTGACGGTTTCTGTCGATAAGGAAGCCAAAACGATCACCGTCAGCGACCGCGGGATCGGCATGACGGCCGAGGAAATCAAGAAGTACATCAACCAGATTGCTTTCTCGGGTGCCTCGGAGTTTCTGGAAAAGTACAAGGACAAGGTAGACGACAAAGGCGCCATTATCGGCCACTTTGGCCTCGGTTTCTACTCGGCCTTCATGGTGGCCTCCCAGGTCGAGATAATTACTAAATCATTCCGGGAAGGCGCCGAGGCGGCCCGCTGGATTTGCGACGGCTCGACGGAGTTCGAGATCACCGCCGCCGAACGTGCCGAACGTGGTACGGACGTTATCCTGCACATCGCCGAAGATTCCGAGGAGTTTCTGGAAACGTTTCGGATTCAGCAGATTCTGGACAAGTACGGCAAATTCCTGCCCGTCGAGATTGAGTTTGACGGCAAGGTCATCAACAACACGACGCCCATCTGGACCAAGTCGCCGGCGGACCTGAAAGACGAGGATTACGTGGCGTTCTACAAGGAACTGTATCCTTTCTCGGAAGACCCCCTGTTCTGGATTCACCTGAACGTCGATTACCCGTTCAACCTGACGGGCGTGCTGTACTTCCCGAAGCTGAAAAACGACTTTCAGGTCAAGCGGGAGAAGATTCAGCTTTACAGCCGACAAGTGTTCATTACCGACGAGGTGAAGGACATCGTGCCCGACTTCCTGATGCTGCTGCACGGCGTCATCGATTCGCCGGACATCCCGCTGAACGTGTCGCGGAGCTTCCTACAGGCCGACAGCAACGTGAAAAAGATCAACGGCTACATCACCCGAAAAGTGGCCGACAAACTGTCCGAAATGTTCCGCAACGACCGGGCTAATTTCGAACAGAAGTTTGACGACATCGGGCTTTTCATCAAATACGGCATTATTTCGGACGAGAAGTTTTACGAAAAAGCGAAAGACTTCTGTCTGGTTAAAACCACCGAGGGCAAGTTTTATACCTTCAACGAGTACCGCGAAGCCGTTCAGGCGGCCCAGACGGACAAAAGCGATACGGTAATCTGGCTTTACGCTTCGGACGTTGAAAAGCAGCACGGCTATATCGAGTCGGCCCGGCGGCGTGGTTACGAAGTGCTGGTGCTGGACAATGTCATCGACAGCCACTTCATCAACGGCATTGAGTACAAACTGGAAAAGACCAGCATCAAGCGCGTGGACGCCGACACGCTGGACAAACTCATCGACAAGGGGCTGAGTAACGACAGCGTGCTGTCCGAAGACGACCGCAACAAGCTGAAAGGGCTCTTCGAAGAAACTCTGAACAACAAAGCGGCCACGGTATCGGTCGAAGGCATGCCGACGGACGAACTGCCGGTGACGATCACCCTGCCCGAATTTTTCCGCCGGATGAAAGACATGTCGGCCCTGGGCGGCGGCAACCAGATGATGTTCGGCCAACTGCCCGACAGCTACAACCTGGCCGTCAACGCCAACCACCCACTGGCCGACCGCATCCTGAAAACGACGGATGCCGACGCGCAGAAAGCACTCGTGAAGCAGGCCGTAGACCTGGCCAAACTGGCACAAGGCATGCTCTCCGGCGCCGACCTGACGGCGTTTATCCGCCGCACGGCCGAGACGCTCTAG
- a CDS encoding viral A-type inclusion protein, producing the protein MRNAQAIAFSLLLLAGCQSGGNNAEKLEMEVMKVHDEVMPRMDELMDLKSQISTRISRLDSLAAASPSASSLDSLKQDGIATNQALAEADSLMMTWMNQYNPDTLKVLDEAGAVSYLSREKEKIGRVKEKFSSSIERAKKYLQSNP; encoded by the coding sequence ATGCGTAACGCACAAGCAATTGCTTTTTCGCTGCTCCTGCTGGCAGGCTGTCAGTCCGGGGGTAACAACGCCGAGAAGCTCGAAATGGAAGTCATGAAAGTCCACGACGAAGTGATGCCGCGGATGGATGAACTCATGGACCTGAAAAGCCAGATCAGCACCCGGATCAGCCGCCTCGACAGTCTCGCCGCGGCAAGCCCGTCCGCTTCCAGCCTCGACTCCCTGAAACAGGACGGGATTGCTACCAATCAGGCGCTGGCGGAGGCCGACAGCCTCATGATGACCTGGATGAACCAGTACAATCCGGACACGCTCAAAGTACTGGACGAGGCGGGCGCAGTGTCGTACCTCAGCCGGGAGAAGGAAAAAATTGGCCGCGTCAAAGAGAAGTTCAGCAGCAGCATCGAACGTGCCAAAAAGTACCTCCAAAGCAACCCCTGA
- a CDS encoding c-type cytochrome, whose product MTYRHLLCSAFLAAGALAHFSCESEAELKLKKYKVVGQRVYVENCANCHQTDGQGLAAIYPPLNKSDYLKNKEKVICLIRHGLNGPIVVNGRSYNRPMPANPQLTDIDVATLTTYLYTQWGGETGITDVKEVSKVLAECGGAAVENE is encoded by the coding sequence ATGACCTACCGACATCTGCTTTGCTCGGCCTTTCTGGCAGCCGGTGCGCTTGCCCACTTTTCCTGTGAAAGCGAAGCCGAATTGAAACTAAAGAAATATAAAGTCGTCGGCCAGCGCGTTTATGTCGAAAACTGCGCCAACTGCCACCAGACGGACGGCCAGGGGCTGGCCGCCATTTATCCGCCACTGAATAAGTCCGATTATCTGAAAAACAAAGAGAAGGTCATCTGCCTGATACGCCACGGCCTGAACGGCCCGATCGTCGTCAATGGCCGGTCCTACAACCGACCCATGCCCGCCAATCCGCAGCTCACCGACATCGACGTCGCCACGCTGACAACCTACCTATATACGCAATGGGGCGGCGAGACAGGCATCACGGACGTGAAAGAAGTGAGCAAAGTGCTGGCGGAATGCGGTGGAGCCGCAGTGGAAAATGAATAA
- a CDS encoding type III pantothenate kinase produces MNLVIDWGNSALKAAWFAPGQPPEIHRNLTLPGVRALAEQKEPAAVLVSSTSQPGESLRDELALLPDVFFLSLNGLTPVPLEKRYDTPHTLGADRVAAAVGAKVLFPEEACLVIDMGTCITYDLVDEVSVFQGGMISPGFRMRFLAMHSFTERLPLVEPEDANPPLLARNTRQAMQAGVVNGLLAELNGILEAHRSNHPAVKVLLCGGDAPFFESSLKPPIFAVPELVLLGLNRILEYNNVNRS; encoded by the coding sequence ATGAACCTTGTCATCGACTGGGGCAATTCGGCCCTCAAAGCCGCCTGGTTTGCACCGGGCCAGCCGCCGGAAATTCACCGTAACCTGACGCTGCCGGGCGTGCGGGCTTTGGCAGAACAAAAAGAGCCAGCGGCCGTGCTGGTATCGTCGACGAGTCAGCCAGGCGAAAGTCTGCGCGACGAACTGGCCCTGCTGCCGGACGTTTTCTTTCTGTCGCTGAACGGCCTGACGCCGGTGCCGCTGGAAAAACGCTACGACACCCCGCACACGCTGGGAGCCGACCGGGTGGCGGCCGCGGTCGGGGCGAAAGTGCTGTTTCCGGAGGAAGCCTGTCTGGTGATCGACATGGGCACCTGTATCACCTATGATTTGGTCGATGAGGTGTCTGTTTTTCAGGGCGGCATGATTTCTCCGGGCTTTCGCATGCGATTTCTGGCCATGCATTCGTTTACAGAAAGACTGCCGCTGGTGGAACCCGAAGATGCCAACCCGCCTCTGTTGGCCCGGAATACGCGGCAGGCCATGCAGGCCGGAGTTGTCAACGGATTACTGGCCGAACTGAACGGAATTTTAGAAGCTCACCGTTCCAACCATCCAGCGGTAAAAGTACTCTTATGCGGGGGGGACGCTCCTTTCTTTGAAAGTAGCCTGAAACCGCCCATCTTTGCAGTTCCGGAGCTGGTGCTGTTGGGCTTGAATCGTATCTTAGAATATAATAATGTCAATCGGTCGTAA
- a CDS encoding outer membrane beta-barrel protein, whose amino-acid sequence MSIGRKGVSSLFYTSLLLFGLSPLASQGQGLGNSPYSSQGIGELYGDNNVWNRGMGGLGVAYANPFHLNSANPALLVRNRSTIFEVGLLGQAKRISDRLQSQRDFGGNLSYLNLAFPVTGKWSAGFGLRPYSFIDYNTTVFRKVEPATIYDSRTVYTGRGGLNKATITNGFQVGKNVFLGLEAGFMFGNAVREANSQVIINGLGDLSTDIVVSRTTQSTYSDLVFKFGGAWRPKLSKNWNLNLGATFEPQTKIRARETEAYEQRQAQQVISLADTIRSNQKGTLVFPSKLRAGVVLEKNLNIAVGAEVSYEKWSNYRTVTGANPGLRDSYAVNAGIEFLPKTASSNYLNLINYRFGVGYGQLPNVVNGKALNDVNASLGIALPVGRFVNSISLSVTAGQRGNTSFEGQIRERYTRIGLSLSLNDRWFQRFRVD is encoded by the coding sequence ATGTCAATCGGTCGTAAAGGCGTTTCTTCTCTTTTTTATACCAGCCTGTTGCTGTTCGGATTAAGTCCACTCGCGTCACAAGGTCAGGGTCTGGGTAATTCTCCGTATTCTTCACAGGGCATTGGCGAGCTTTACGGCGACAACAACGTCTGGAACCGCGGCATGGGTGGACTCGGCGTGGCCTACGCCAACCCGTTTCACCTCAATTCGGCCAACCCCGCCCTGCTGGTTCGCAACCGGTCGACAATATTCGAGGTCGGTCTGCTCGGCCAGGCCAAACGGATTTCCGACCGCCTGCAGTCGCAGCGGGATTTTGGCGGCAACCTGAGCTACCTGAACCTGGCGTTCCCGGTTACGGGCAAATGGTCGGCAGGCTTCGGACTGCGGCCGTATAGTTTCATCGACTACAATACCACCGTTTTCCGCAAGGTAGAACCGGCCACCATTTACGATTCCCGGACGGTGTATACCGGCCGCGGGGGTCTCAACAAGGCGACGATTACCAACGGGTTTCAGGTTGGCAAAAATGTCTTTCTGGGTCTGGAAGCCGGATTTATGTTCGGTAATGCCGTTCGGGAGGCCAATTCGCAGGTCATCATCAACGGCCTTGGCGACCTTTCGACGGACATTGTGGTGTCCCGGACGACGCAAAGCACGTACAGCGACCTCGTTTTCAAATTCGGGGGCGCCTGGCGGCCGAAGCTCAGCAAAAACTGGAACCTGAACCTGGGAGCGACCTTTGAGCCGCAAACCAAAATCCGGGCCCGGGAAACCGAAGCGTACGAACAGCGGCAGGCGCAGCAGGTGATCTCGCTGGCCGATACCATTCGTTCCAACCAGAAGGGCACCCTTGTTTTTCCGTCTAAACTGCGGGCCGGGGTGGTGCTGGAGAAGAACTTGAACATTGCCGTGGGAGCCGAAGTCTCCTACGAAAAGTGGTCCAATTACCGGACGGTGACCGGGGCGAATCCGGGCCTGCGTGACAGCTACGCGGTGAACGCCGGTATTGAATTTCTGCCAAAGACCGCTTCCAGCAACTACCTGAACCTGATCAACTACCGCTTCGGCGTTGGCTACGGCCAGTTACCGAATGTGGTCAACGGAAAGGCACTCAACGACGTCAATGCCAGCCTGGGCATTGCCCTGCCGGTCGGGCGTTTCGTTAACTCCATCTCGCTTTCGGTGACCGCCGGACAGCGGGGCAACACCTCGTTTGAGGGCCAGATCCGCGAACGGTATACCCGCATCGGCCTGAGCCTCTCGCTGAACGACCGCTGGTTCCAGCGCTTCCGGGTGGATTAA
- a CDS encoding rhodanese-like domain-containing protein, translated as MKTYSDISLTELSAIVEQPDFVLVDVRDEWEYDEFNIGGLNIPLPDIRARKAELLPYKTLIIVCTNGVRSRVAAKDLCRQPEFQDKIVYHLHGGLIEAE; from the coding sequence ATGAAAACGTACTCCGACATATCCCTGACCGAGCTTTCGGCGATTGTTGAACAACCGGACTTTGTGCTGGTCGATGTGCGGGATGAGTGGGAATACGACGAATTCAACATTGGCGGCCTGAACATTCCCCTGCCCGACATCCGCGCCCGGAAGGCAGAACTGCTGCCTTACAAAACCCTGATTATCGTTTGTACGAACGGAGTCCGGAGCCGGGTTGCGGCCAAAGACCTGTGCCGACAGCCGGAGTTTCAGGACAAGATCGTCTACCACCTTCATGGCGGCCTCATAGAGGCAGAATAA